AAATTGCCGAACCGGGTACTTATCCATTCTACATTCTATTCCTCGAACTCTCACCGCGACAATTCGATATCAACGTTCACCCCTCGAAAGAGGAAGCGAAATTCGATAATGAGCCGTTACTGCGCCGGGTTGTGATGGAGGCGGTACGCGACGCTTTGCGCAGCGGCGGTTTAGAAGAGCCGACTCATCGGTTCGATGCGGAAAGTCAAAGCGCGAAACCGGTATCGGATCGATACTATCCGCAAGCCGAGCCCGCGCTACCGAATGCGCCGGTACCCCATCCCCACAACGGCGACTCACCTCACCCAACGCAACCTCACGCCAAACGGGAAACTGGTTTCTTCGATGCGCCACAAGGGTATATCCCCGTGCGTTATCGTGAGCGTCCTACCGAGCAGTACTCTTTCCTGCAGGCGCGGCGCGATTACGCGACGCCATCGGGCCGGGAAGCGGCGAATGCAAGCGAAGAGAGTGCTTTGCTCACCGCATTAGAGGGTATTCACCGCGGGGAAGCGCCGCAGCTCTGGCAAATGCAAGGGAAGTACATTCTGGTACAAGTACCCTCCGGATTGGTGATGATTGATCAGCATGTCGCGCACGAGCGAATCCTGTATGAACGGGCAACCCGGACAATGGCACGCGATGGCTGGCCGATTCAGGAAATGTTGTTTCCCATCGAGTTTGCAGCCAGCCCGGAAGACGTCGAAACTGTGCGTGAGCTATCCAGCGATTTAGCGCGTGTTGGATTCAAGCTCGCCATCAAAGACGCGAAGACCCTTGTGTTAACCGGTTTTCCACAAGGGCTGCGGTCGGGTAATGAGGATCAATTGGTGTTGCAAATGCTCGATTTGTATCGCCGTGATTTTGAAGCGCGTCCCGCCGATATGGATCGATTGGCTGCCACCTTTGCCTGCAAAGCGGCGGTGAAAGCGGGGATGCCGCTTGCCACTTCCGAAATGCTGCATTTGCTGGAAGAGTTGTTTCGTTGCGATTTACCCTATGTTTGTCCTCACGGCCGTCCGGTACTCATTCAATTAACAATCGACGAACTTGACCGCCGGTTTGGACGCAGTGGCGGATGAAACCTCTTCTCTGTATTGTCGGACCAACGGGCAGCGGTAAAACGGCGGTAGGAGTCGCCGTTGCCAAATCTCTGTCGGCAGAAATTATCTCCATCGACTCCCGCCAATTGTATCGCGGGTTTCGCATCGGTGCGGCGCAACCGACGGAAGCAGAGTGCGCCGGGATTCCGCATCATCTCATTGACTTTCAAGATGCCAACAAACCGATGACAGCCGGACAGTTTGCGAAACTTTCCCATGCGAAAATCCTCCAATTAGTAAGTGCCGGAAAAAACGTGATACTGGTCGGTGGATCGGGCTTGTATTTTCGCGCGATTTTCGACGGTTTGTTTCAAGGACCGCTCATCGAGGAAGCGTACCGGGTAGTATTGCGGGAACGCGCCCGTATCGAAGGAGTACCGGCACTGCACGATGAATTGCAACGGATCGATCCGGCATTGGCGCAAAACATTATGGCGAACGATTACCCACGCATCGAGCGAGGGCTTGAAGTGTATCATGCATCGGGAAAAACGATGTCGCAATGGTGGAAAGAACAAGAGCGCGAGTTTGAGTTTAGCCCGATATACGTTGGACTCAGCCGCGACCGTGCCGATGTGGTGAACCGGATAGCGAAACGAACGAAAGAAATGCTCGCTACCGGATGGATCGAGGAAGTCCAAACGTTGCTTGCCGCAGGCTATGATGAAGCGATTGACCGGGAAAAATTTCATGGCTACCGGGAGCTTGCCGCGTATCTGCGGGGAGAAATCATGCTTGCCGAAGCCGAAGAGCGAATCAACATCGTTACCCGGCAATATGCGAAACGGCAAATGACGTGGTTCCGGCATACGAAAAATGTGACATGGGTCGATGTAAAACCGGACGAAACGACGTTAGAGACAGCGCAAAAGATTCTCACCACTTGGCAAGATTCGATTGCGTAGGAACAATCGGGTAGCGTAAGTCAGTTTTCTTACTACATATTGTACTTTCCCATTTCTCAGATAATGAGAGCAACCGATGAATAATTTTCGCCACGTCAAAATATTAGCAACCGTCGGACCGGCATCGTCGGATCCGGTAGTTTTACGCGACCTGATTGCGGCAGGGGTGGATGCGTTTCGGTTGAATGCATCGCACGGAAAACCGGATCAATTGCGCGAATGGATTCCGAAACTGCGTGCCGCCGAAGCCGAAGCTGGAAAGCACATCGCGATCCTGCTCGATCTACCCGGCCCGAAATTGCGGGTCGGACAACTCCCGAATGAGGGTATTGAGTTGGTAGTGGGAGCTGAAATCGTGTTTGTTCCCGATGGCGAAAGCGGCGGCATTCCTGCCGGGGATTGGTCGCTCTTGCAGCAAGTGAAACCGGGCGAACCGATTCTTCTTTTCGACGGTCGATTGCAAGCGACTACGATAAAAGTTGAAGCAAAACGTATTACCGGTAAGGTTGTCGTTGGCGGTCATTTGATTTCAAGGAAAGGAATCAATCTGCCCGGAACCCGATTCGATT
This window of the bacterium genome carries:
- the miaA gene encoding tRNA (adenosine(37)-N6)-dimethylallyltransferase MiaA, which gives rise to MKPLLCIVGPTGSGKTAVGVAVAKSLSAEIISIDSRQLYRGFRIGAAQPTEAECAGIPHHLIDFQDANKPMTAGQFAKLSHAKILQLVSAGKNVILVGGSGLYFRAIFDGLFQGPLIEEAYRVVLRERARIEGVPALHDELQRIDPALAQNIMANDYPRIERGLEVYHASGKTMSQWWKEQEREFEFSPIYVGLSRDRADVVNRIAKRTKEMLATGWIEEVQTLLAAGYDEAIDREKFHGYRELAAYLRGEIMLAEAEERINIVTRQYAKRQMTWFRHTKNVTWVDVKPDETTLETAQKILTTWQDSIA
- the mutL gene encoding DNA mismatch repair endonuclease MutL, producing MSRIRVLPEVVANRIAAGEVVERPASVLKELVENAIDSGANRIEVQIRGAGRTLIQVTDNGSGMDRDDLLLAFERHATSKIRQFEDLEQLMSLGFRGEALPSIASVARIEVRTRMAEEETGWYLAIDAGRIVRIEPITAGVGSQFTVKSLFYNVPARRRFLKSNATEFGHIHVRFKRFALSNPQIGWKFFNDDELLYDLAPGTTTQRVEQLFGEKIAADLREIKYESDGIKLHGLVGTASLLRVQRGDQHLYLNGRAIRSPLITGGVTAGLGQIAEPGTYPFYILFLELSPRQFDINVHPSKEEAKFDNEPLLRRVVMEAVRDALRSGGLEEPTHRFDAESQSAKPVSDRYYPQAEPALPNAPVPHPHNGDSPHPTQPHAKRETGFFDAPQGYIPVRYRERPTEQYSFLQARRDYATPSGREAANASEESALLTALEGIHRGEAPQLWQMQGKYILVQVPSGLVMIDQHVAHERILYERATRTMARDGWPIQEMLFPIEFAASPEDVETVRELSSDLARVGFKLAIKDAKTLVLTGFPQGLRSGNEDQLVLQMLDLYRRDFEARPADMDRLAATFACKAAVKAGMPLATSEMLHLLEELFRCDLPYVCPHGRPVLIQLTIDELDRRFGRSGG